The sequence GCTCAAGTCGGCGCGCAGCGACGTGCGTTTTGCGCCTACCATGCCGACCCTGCTGTTTCTGTTCGTTTGCCTGCAAGGCGCGTTTGGCGCGTTCACGGTGACGATGAAACTGCAGCCGATTATTGTGACCGGACACTTGCTGCTGGGGCTTGGGCTGTTGTCGATGCTGACCTGGCTCAACGCGCGCCAACGTCCCCATCCGCCCGTTGCCGCACAAGCTGCCAGCCTGCGTGGTCCTGCGCTGGTCGCCTCCGGATTGCTGCTGGTGCAACTGGCACTTGGTGGATGGGTAAGCACGAATTATGCGGCGCTGGCTTGTTCAGATTTCCCGCTGTGCCATGGCCTCTGGTGGCCGCAAATGGATTTTGAAAACGGCTTCGCGCTGTGGCGCAAACTCGGCATGACTGCCGATGGCGAGTACCTGCCGTTCCCGGCATTGACGGCAATCCACTTCGTCCATCGTGGCTTTGCCTTCGTGCTGTTCGCCGTGCTTGGGTGGGTTGCCTGGCGCGCTTCCCGGATAGACGGCTTACGAGTGATCGGGCGCGCGGTATTGGGGGCCTTGTTCTTGCAGCTCTGTACCGGTCTCGCGACCGTGTATTTCAGCTGGCCGCTCGCCATCGCCGTCATGCATAATGCGGGCGCCGCATTGTTGGTGCTGTTAGTCACCATGCTAAACTACAAGACCCGGCTGGCACACGACCACGCGCCTGCTTTCGCCACACGCACGCCGCCGGCGTCCTGACTAATTCCGCTGACTTTTCCTGAATGACCACGCTGACCTCTTCTACGCCGAATCGCTTTGCCCAGTACTGGGCGCTGACCAAACCACGCGTGACACAACTCGCCGTGTTTTGCGCCGTCATCGGCATGTTCCTCGCGACGCCTGACCTGCCTGACTGGCGGGTAGCGTTGCCTGCGACGATAGGGATCTGGTTGCTGGCTGGCGCGGCCTTCGCCGTCAATTGCCTGGTTGAACGCGAGATCGATGCACGCATGGCACGGACCGCCCGGCGCCCGATGGCGCGCGGTGATATCACGGTGCCGCAAACGCTGGTGTTTTCGGGTGTGATTGGTGGCGTCGGTACAGGTGTGCTGTACTACTTCGTCAATCCGCTGACGATGTGGCTGACTTTCGCGACCTTCATCGGTTACGCGATCATTTACACGATTATCCTGAAGCCGGCGACGCCGCAAAACATCGTCATCGGCGGACTGGCTGGAGCGATGCCGCCAGCCCTTGGTTGGGCTGCTATCGCCAATGATGTGCCGATGCAGGCTTGGATTCTGGTACTGATCATCTTCATCTGGACTCCGCCGCATTTCTGGTCGTTAGCGTTGTACCGGCGCGATGATTATGCCAAGTCGGGTTTGCCGATGCTGCCGATCACGCATGGCATGGTGTTCACGCAGTTCCATATCTGGTTGTACACCATTGCATTGGTAGCAACCACTTTCCTGCCCTATGCAGTGAACATGAGCGGGCTGATTTATCTGGTTTCGGTGATTTTGCTGGACATCGTCTTTATGTGGCACGCATGGCAGGTCTACAAACACTACACTGACCAGGTGTCCCGCAAGATGTTTGCCTATTCGATCCTGTACCTCGGACTGCTGTTTGCCGCGCTGCTGGTCGACCATTACTACAAGATATAACTCCCATGCGCCTGATTCCAAGTCTCCTGCTACTACTCTCGCTGACTGCCCTTGCCGGATGCGAGCAAAAGCAATCTGCCAGCGGCGACATGAAGTTTTCGCCGGTGAACAGCCAATTCAAGAATACCGATGTGACCGGGTTGCAATACGCCAGGGATTTTGCCTTGACCGACCATAACGGCAAGGCGCGCACGCTGGCCGATTTCAAGGGCAAGGCTGTGCTGGTCTTCTTCGGCTATACGCAATGTCCCGATGTCTGTCCAACCACGATGGCAGAAATGGCGACCGTCATGAAAGAACTCGGGCCCCAGGCCGACAAGGTTCAGGTGCTGTTCGTGACGCTCGATCCGGAACGCGATACGCAGGCTCTGCTGTCGCAATACGTCCCTGCGTTCGATGCGCGCTTCCTGGGCCTGTATGGTGATAATGCGGCGACGGTCGCGGTCGCAAAGGAATTCAAAATTTTCTATCAGAAGGTGGCGGGCAAATCTGCCGATAGCTACACCATCGACCACACTGCCGGCAGTTACGTATTCGATCCACAGGGCAGGGTGCGACTCTTCGTCAAGCACGGTCAGGGCGCAGCACCAATTGCACACGATCTCAAGTTATTGCTGGATCAGTCATAAAAAAAGGGCGCTCCGAAAAGCGCCCTTTTTATTTGTCCGGCCAAGCTTACGCAAAAGCAGCCAGCGAACCCTTCATCTTCTTCAGGGCAACTGCTTCGATCTGCCGAATACGTTCGGCTGACACGCCGAACTCTTTGGCCAGTTCATGCAGCGTGGCGCCCGAGCCGTCGTCATTGGCGAGCCATCGCGCTTCGACAATCCGGCGTGAGCGCTCGTCGAGCTTGTTCAATGCCTGCGACAGTCCATCGCTTTGCAGGCGATCGTATTGCTGCGCTTCCAGCACGCTGGTCGGCTCGTTACGATCCGAAGACAGATAGGCGATAGGCGCGAACTTGTCGTCCTCGTCATCTGTCGGGGCTTCGAGGGCAATATCGCGACCGGATAAACGCGTTTCCATTTCGATGACTTCTTCGCGCTTGACGTTCAATGTCTGCGCCAGTGCCTCGACCTGCGCCGGTGTCATTGAATCCAGCCCTGTCTTGTGGCTGCGCAAATTGAAGAACAGTTTGCGCTGTGCTTTGGTCGTGGCGACCTTCACCAGACGCCAGTTCTTCAGGATGTACTCGTGCATTTCGGCTTTGATCCAGTGCATTGCATACGACACCAGTCGCACACCTTGATCGGGATCGAATCGTTTGACGGCTTTCATCAAGCCGATATTGCCTTCCTGAATAAGGTCGGCGTGTGGCAAACCGTAACCCAGATAGCCACGGGCGATCGAGACGACCAGGCGCAAGTGCGACAAGACCATGCCCTGCGCAGCACCCAGATCGTTCTGGTCGCGCAGGCGGCGTGCGAGGGACATTTCTTCTTCGTGCGTGAGCATCGGCAAGCGATTGACTGCCGAGATATAGGAATCGATATTGCCGAGAGTGCCGGTAAAACCGAGGGCCAGGGCGTTGCCCGGCGCGACAGATGCGGTTTCAGGTGCGGTTGTTTTCATTATTTCTCCTTGCTTCCTTATTAGGAACAGACCAGTTATCGAGACAAACCGGCCGCTGACAGAGGGCATCTTAGCACTCTGGCAGGATGAGTGCTAATGACGATAGTGTGAGTTCCGGATAGTGTCAGGCTATGGTGTTGCGTCAGGCGGTATTCATTGCATGCATGTATTGGAGCCAAATAGCGCACCGAAGTTGCAACCCGATTGTTATCGAATTGTTGTCAACTTGTTGCAGATGCAGCCAAGTGCCGTGACACCGACAAGACCGCACCAGCAACGCCCAGCAGCGCGCCAAGCCCGAGTAACAGCATCGTGGCGAGTGGATCCAGCGCAACGAGCGTGAACTCGGATGCATAGAGTCGGGCAAACTCGGCAACCGCGGCATTGACCGGCCGCAGGATAAGTGCCACAGCCACCATCGCCAGGCCGGCAGCACAAAGTCCGAGTAAGGCTCCGGTGTAATAGAAGGGCCGATAGATGAAGGTATCGGTGGCACCGACCAGTTGCGATACGGCGATCTCTTCGCGTTGCGTCAGTACCTGCAAGCGAATCGTGTTGAATACGACGGTCACGACGACGATACCCAGCGTGCCGGCCAGTATGACGAGCACCACGCCGAGCAAGTGGACCAGTGCTGCCAGGCGTTTGATCCAGGCCGAGTCGACCTGCACGTGCTTGATACCGGCTAGTGCCTGCAGGCTGGCAGCAATCGCATCGACTGCTCCGGCGTCGGCGGCATTGTCAAAGCGCGGCAGCTTGATCAGGTAGCCGTCCGGCAGCGGATTCGTGCCCAGAATATCTAGTGTTTCCGATAAGCCCGATTGCTGCTTGAGCATGTCGAGCGCTTTCTCGCGCGGTAGGAATTCGACTTTGCCCGGATGCTTGCTGTCTTGCAGGACCCGCCGGATATCCTTGCCAAGCGCAAGCGCGTCATTGCGCGTGACGGCCATATCGATAAAGACGCTGATCTCCGGTTCGACGACCAGCTGCCCTGATAGAGGACGCAGATTTTCCAGTACCGTCAGGCCGGTCAGCGGCAGGGCAAAGGCGATCGCAATGACGACGGCATTGATCAGGAAACTGGCCGGCGCACCGAGCGCGTTCCGGAAGGCCTGGCGCAACGCAAAGCCGTGCTGTCTCAACCAGATGTTCATGCGGTGGTCCTTGCTGGCCAACTGTCGACCAGCTGTCCTTGTTTCAGATAAATCACCCGGGCGGCAGTGCCCAGAATTTGTTCGTCATGCGACGAGATGACGCAGGTAACACCGGCACCATGGAACGACTTCAGCGCATCAAGCACCAGATTGGCGCTGTCGCGGTCAAGGTTGGCGGTGGGCTCGTCGGCCAGAATGATCTGCGGCCGGTTGACGATGGCACGGGCAATCGTGACGCGTTGCTGTTCGCCGCCCGACAGTGACAGCGGTGCCACCTGTGCCTTGTCGAGCAGACCGACGCGCTCCAGCGCCGCACTGGCGCGTCGTCCGGCATCGGCGCGCGTGGCACCACAGACCAGCAAGGGCATCATCACGTTGGCCAGTACGGTTCGGTCCTGCAGCAGGCGTTGCTGTTGCAGGATCAAGCCCAGATTACGTCGCAAATACGGCAGGCCGGAACGATTGAGCTTGCCGATGTCCTGGCCATGCACGCTGACCGTGCCGCTGCTGGGTCGCTCGATGGCGGCGATCAGTTTGAGCAGCGTGGACTTGCCTGCGCCGGACGGGCCGGCCAGGAAGACCATCTCGCCATCCGCGATGTCGAGCGTGACGTTGGACAGGGCGACAGCGTCGCCGGCATAGCGTTTGGAGACCTGATGGAATGCGATCATGGGAGCGTAGGGCAGGCCTTAGTCGGTGGCTTCGCCCAGCAGGGCGGTGACGAATTCGTCGGCGTTGAACGGTTGCAAATCTTCGATCTGTTCGCCGACTCCAATAAAA comes from Actimicrobium sp. CCC2.4 and encodes:
- a CDS encoding ABC transporter permease, giving the protein MNIWLRQHGFALRQAFRNALGAPASFLINAVVIAIAFALPLTGLTVLENLRPLSGQLVVEPEISVFIDMAVTRNDALALGKDIRRVLQDSKHPGKVEFLPREKALDMLKQQSGLSETLDILGTNPLPDGYLIKLPRFDNAADAGAVDAIAASLQALAGIKHVQVDSAWIKRLAALVHLLGVVLVILAGTLGIVVVTVVFNTIRLQVLTQREEIAVSQLVGATDTFIYRPFYYTGALLGLCAAGLAMVAVALILRPVNAAVAEFARLYASEFTLVALDPLATMLLLGLGALLGVAGAVLSVSRHLAASATS
- a CDS encoding cell division ATP-binding protein FtsE translates to MIAFHQVSKRYAGDAVALSNVTLDIADGEMVFLAGPSGAGKSTLLKLIAAIERPSSGTVSVHGQDIGKLNRSGLPYLRRNLGLILQQQRLLQDRTVLANVMMPLLVCGATRADAGRRASAALERVGLLDKAQVAPLSLSGGEQQRVTIARAIVNRPQIILADEPTANLDRDSANLVLDALKSFHGAGVTCVISSHDEQILGTAARVIYLKQGQLVDSWPARTTA
- the cyoE gene encoding heme o synthase, translating into MTTLTSSTPNRFAQYWALTKPRVTQLAVFCAVIGMFLATPDLPDWRVALPATIGIWLLAGAAFAVNCLVEREIDARMARTARRPMARGDITVPQTLVFSGVIGGVGTGVLYYFVNPLTMWLTFATFIGYAIIYTIILKPATPQNIVIGGLAGAMPPALGWAAIANDVPMQAWILVLIIFIWTPPHFWSLALYRRDDYAKSGLPMLPITHGMVFTQFHIWLYTIALVATTFLPYAVNMSGLIYLVSVILLDIVFMWHAWQVYKHYTDQVSRKMFAYSILYLGLLFAALLVDHYYKI
- the rpoH gene encoding RNA polymerase sigma factor RpoH, with amino-acid sequence MKTTAPETASVAPGNALALGFTGTLGNIDSYISAVNRLPMLTHEEEMSLARRLRDQNDLGAAQGMVLSHLRLVVSIARGYLGYGLPHADLIQEGNIGLMKAVKRFDPDQGVRLVSYAMHWIKAEMHEYILKNWRLVKVATTKAQRKLFFNLRSHKTGLDSMTPAQVEALAQTLNVKREEVIEMETRLSGRDIALEAPTDDEDDKFAPIAYLSSDRNEPTSVLEAQQYDRLQSDGLSQALNKLDERSRRIVEARWLANDDGSGATLHELAKEFGVSAERIRQIEAVALKKMKGSLAAFA
- a CDS encoding COX15/CtaA family protein, which produces MLIQLAIMGVLAALLPLSIVWVSADADKYRKLSWVTLFLTFDLIIFGAFTRLTDSGLGCPDWPGCYGHANPLQAHAMISAAQSAMPEGPVTVFKAWVEMIHRYLAMGVGVLIVSLMVIAWIRWLKSARSDVRFAPTMPTLLFLFVCLQGAFGAFTVTMKLQPIIVTGHLLLGLGLLSMLTWLNARQRPHPPVAAQAASLRGPALVASGLLLVQLALGGWVSTNYAALACSDFPLCHGLWWPQMDFENGFALWRKLGMTADGEYLPFPALTAIHFVHRGFAFVLFAVLGWVAWRASRIDGLRVIGRAVLGALFLQLCTGLATVYFSWPLAIAVMHNAGAALLVLLVTMLNYKTRLAHDHAPAFATRTPPAS
- a CDS encoding SCO family protein: MRLIPSLLLLLSLTALAGCEQKQSASGDMKFSPVNSQFKNTDVTGLQYARDFALTDHNGKARTLADFKGKAVLVFFGYTQCPDVCPTTMAEMATVMKELGPQADKVQVLFVTLDPERDTQALLSQYVPAFDARFLGLYGDNAATVAVAKEFKIFYQKVAGKSADSYTIDHTAGSYVFDPQGRVRLFVKHGQGAAPIAHDLKLLLDQS